A single window of Staphylococcus carnosus DNA harbors:
- a CDS encoding ArsR/SmtB family transcription factor, with the protein MSYENACDVICVHEDKVNNALSFLEDDKSKKLLNILEKICDEKKLKIILSLIKEDELCVCDISLILKMSVASTSHHLRLLYKNDVLDFYKKGKMAYYFIKDDEIREFFSKNQEGF; encoded by the coding sequence ATGAGTTATGAAAATGCTTGTGATGTGATCTGTGTACATGAGGATAAAGTTAACAATGCTTTAAGTTTTTTAGAAGATGATAAATCTAAGAAATTACTTAACATTTTAGAAAAAATTTGTGATGAGAAGAAATTGAAAATTATATTATCTTTGATTAAAGAAGATGAGTTGTGTGTTTGTGATATTTCTTTGATATTGAAAATGAGTGTTGCTTCAACTTCACATCATTTAAGACTTTTATATAAAAATGATGTACTTGATTTTTATAAAAAGGGAAAGATGGCATATTATTTTATTAAAGACGATGAAATAAGAGAATTTTTCTCTAAAAATCAGGAGGGTTTTTGA
- a CDS encoding protein rep, which produces MEKYTEKKQRNQVFQKFIKRHIGENQMDLVEDCNTFLSFVADKTLEKQKLYKANSCKNRFCPVCAWRKARKDALGLSLMMQYIKQQEKKEFIFLTLTTPNVMSDELENEIKRYNNSFRKLIKRKKVDSVIKGYVRKLEITYNKKRDDYNPHFHVLIAVNKSYFTDKRYYISQQEWLDLWRDVTGISEITQVQVQKIRQNNNKELYEMAKYSGKDSDYLINQKVFDVFYKSLKGKQVLVYSGLFKQAKKKLKNGDLDYLKEIDPTEYIYQIFYIWKQKEYLASELYDLTEQEKREINHKMIDEIEEEQ; this is translated from the coding sequence ATGGAAAAGTATACTGAGAAAAAACAAAGAAATCAAGTATTTCAGAAATTTATTAAACGTCATATTGGAGAGAATCAAATGGATTTAGTTGAAGATTGTAATACATTTCTGTCTTTTGTAGCTGATAAAACTTTAGAAAAACAGAAATTATATAAAGCTAATTCTTGTAAAAATCGATTTTGTCCTGTCTGTGCTTGGAGAAAAGCCAGAAAAGATGCGTTGGGTTTATCCTTGATGATGCAATATATTAAGCAGCAAGAGAAAAAAGAGTTTATCTTTTTAACTTTAACTACACCTAACGTAATGAGTGATGAATTAGAAAATGAAATAAAACGTTACAATAATTCTTTTAGAAAACTTATAAAAAGAAAAAAAGTAGATAGTGTTATAAAGGGATATGTTCGTAAGTTAGAGATTACATATAATAAAAAAAGAGATGATTATAACCCTCATTTTCACGTGTTAATTGCAGTAAATAAATCGTATTTCACAGATAAAAGATATTATATTAGTCAACAAGAATGGTTAGATTTATGGCGTGATGTAACAGGTATTTCAGAAATCACACAAGTTCAAGTTCAAAAAATAAGACAAAATAATAATAAAGAGTTATATGAAATGGCTAAGTATTCTGGTAAAGATAGTGATTATTTAATAAATCAAAAAGTATTTGATGTATTCTATAAATCACTTAAAGGTAAACAGGTATTAGTTTATTCAGGATTATTTAAACAGGCTAAAAAGAAATTAAAAAATGGGGATTTAGATTACTTAAAAGAAATTGATCCAACCGAATATATCTATCAAATTTTTTATATTTGGAAACAAAAAGAGTATTTAGCTAGTGAACTATATGACTTAACAGAACAAGAAAAAAGAGAAATTAATCACAAAATGATAGACGAAATCGAGGAAGAACAATAA